Genomic window (Alteromonas pelagimontana):
CCTGGACGTCGGGAAACTCCATGACCATGTTAGTCATGAGATCCGTTTTTGCCAGCAATCCTGCTCTTGCTGCATCCTTTTCGTTGGCGTTAATTTCGCTGGCAATAAATTCTGCCATCGCTGAAATGCGATCCGATTTGTCTTTTAATGTGCCGAGTTGTTTTTGGAAAAGCACGGAATTCAGGCTGTCGAGCCTGCTTTCAAGAGAGGACTTCTTATCAGTATTAAAGAAAAATTCCGCATCAGCCAGACGTGGGCGTATGACTCGCTCGTTGCCACCGATTACCTGAGCAGGATCATGGCTGTCGATATTACTAACAAATAGAAATGTGTTTGCTAAATTGCCTTCATTGTCTAAAAGCGGCACGTATTTCTGATCGTCTTTCATGGTGTAAATAAGCGCCTCTTTCGGCACATTTAAGAAAGCTTTATCAAAAGAGGCTGTCATGACAACCGGCCATTCAACAAGAGAGGATATTTCTTCCAGCAACGCCGTACTGTAATCGGGCTTTAGAGAAAGTGCTGACGCCGTATTTTCAAGCGCATTGCGGATAGCTTCCACACGCTCATTGAAATCTGCTACAACGAACTGCGCTTTAAGTGCCTGCGCGTAATTATCAGCATGATCCAGCTCGAAACTGCCGTTGCCATGGAACCGATGGCCGAGCACCGTTCTGCCGCTGGTTAACCCTAAAGCTGACAGGGGAACAACTTCTGCACCATACAGCACGCATAGCGTGTGAACCGGACGAATAAACTGAGTTGTATAATTTCCCCAGCGCATAGGCTTTGGAATAGGCAATTTTCCAAGCGCCTGATTCACCATACCTTCCAGCAACGCGGCAACAGATTGTCCCGGCACATTGGCATTATAAAGCAGCCATTCACCTTTATCTGTTACCAGTCGTTCAGCGTCCTCAACTTCAATGCCATTGCCTTTGGCCCAGCCTATCGCTGCACGAGTCGGCGCACCGTCAGCATCAAAAGCAGCACTGACCGCTGGCCCGCGCTTTTCAACGACTTTGTCTTGTTGATTGGCTTCCAGAGCCGTGACATATACCGCTAATCTGCGAGGCGCGGCAAACCAGGCGACGGATTTAAAGCCAAGCTCAGCGTTCTCCAGTGCTAGTTGAAAATTAGCCGCAAAACTTTCTCCCAGCTGTTTAAGGGACTTTGGAGGAAGCTCTTCTGTGCCTAGTTCAATGAGTAGATTTTCAGTACGCACCCTTACTGCTCCTTATTACATAGCGGAAAGCCGAGATCTTCACGAGCCTTGTAGTAACTTTCTGCACAGGCCTTGGATAATGCCCGCACTCGCAAGATATAACGCTGACGCTCAGTAACAGATATGGCGTGGCGAGCATCCAGCAAATTAAATGCGTGGGAAGCTTTCATAACTTGTTCGTAGGCCGGCAAAGGTAAATTTTTCTCAATAAGCAGTTGACTGGCTTGTTCACATTCATCAAATGTGCGAAAGAGAGCTTCTACATTGGCGTATTCAAAGTTATAAGCGGATTGTTCAACTTCGTTTTGGTGAAAAACATCACCGTAAGTCACTTTACCTCGTGGCCCGTCTGTCCATATCAGGTCGTAGATACTGTTCACCCCTTGGATATACATGGCGAGACGTTCCAGCCCGTAGGTGATTTCGCCGGTGACGGGTTTGCACTCGAGGCCACCTACTTGCTGGAAATAAGTAAACTGAGTAACTTCCATACCGTTTAGCCATACTTCCCAACCCAAGCCCCACGCCCCTAGTGTAGGAGACTCCCAGTTGTCTTCCACAAAGCGAATGTCATGCACTAAAGGATCGAACCCCAGTTCCTTTAATGAACCCAGGTAAAGCTCCTGAAAATTATCTGGGGAGGGCTTTAACATCACCTGAAACTGATAATAATGCTGCAACCGGTTAGGGTTTTCGCCATATCGGCCGTCTGTGGGGCGGCGGCAGGGTTGCACATAGGCGCTGCTGATAGGCTCCGGGCCTAAGGAGCGAAGAAATGTCATTGGGTGAAAGGTGCCTGCACCTACTTCCATGTCCAGGGGCTGTATGATAACGCACCCTTGGCGGGCCCAATAGTCCTGCAATGCAAGGATCAGCCCCTGAAAGGTTTTAATATCGTAGTTTTGCATACTATCGCTGCTTAAATACCGGCTATTCAAAGGTGGCATAGTATACAATTTGTATGACAGTGTATGTAGGCTTAAACTAGAGAAAAGTTACATTAAATCAGGATATTCTTCGGTTAGGGGCACGAAATGACTGCATCATCAACAAGGGCCGGTTAGTGCACCTGAATCAACAGCGATGGCCAAAGCGCTTAGGAAAAGTGGCTTTAAATTTGTGGGAAACCATCTATTATGCGTTTGTGCAGGCTGTGGACATGATAAACGACCCTGTGGCGAATTGTCACTGCTACAACGAAGTGTACCAATTAGCACGCGGGTAAAATGGGTGGTTAAGAAGAAAGAGAATCTGTGCACTCAAACAAGTTGTGCACAGTAGGTTTTAATGGCTTTTAGTTCATCAAGAACTTTGCTTTCGTGGCGGGATTCGATTTCCTCTCGAGCAATGTCTTGTTTCCGGCGCTCTACTTTACTTAACTTTTGCCTTTCTTCCAGCACCGCAAACCCACTTACATCGATGAACAGCGCGTAAATGTGAGGAAACTTCTCCCTGAAATTGGGCGGGGAAGTCAGCGGTAATGCGTTAAGTAAATTACACACTCTTATCGCGCCTTCAGACAAATCGCATTGTTGCTGCTCCATCGCCATGGCAATTACGCGGACGCTTTCTGTAATCTTTATTACCCGCTGTTGCCGAGCCGCCTCATGACGCTGGTTTTGGCGCTTTAACATAAACAACAAGCGACCGGCGTAAATTCCTAGCGCAATAATAATAGCCACGCCAGCTATCATTGCTATTGTCCAGTAAAGCTCGTTCATCTATTTCTTAAAATCATCAATGGATAGCGACTCAATACCAGCTAAAGGATCGTCATCTTCATCATCGGCCTCGGGAGAAATACCCAGGAGGTCACAAAGTATTTGGTGACGAGCCATATTTTCGTCTACATATTCTTGTTCTTCAGCGCGTAAAGTTTTACCGCTATCAATTTTATCCAGTAAAGCAGACAAACGAGGATCTGCTTCTAGCGCAGCAAGTTCTTCTGCTGGAGTGGCATACTTGCGAACAGCAGACTTTGACGGCGTGACAGATGATGATTTAGCGGCTTTTACCAAAGGAATCGGTTTTTTGCTGCCT
Coding sequences:
- the glyS gene encoding glycine--tRNA ligase subunit beta codes for the protein MRTENLLIELGTEELPPKSLKQLGESFAANFQLALENAELGFKSVAWFAAPRRLAVYVTALEANQQDKVVEKRGPAVSAAFDADGAPTRAAIGWAKGNGIEVEDAERLVTDKGEWLLYNANVPGQSVAALLEGMVNQALGKLPIPKPMRWGNYTTQFIRPVHTLCVLYGAEVVPLSALGLTSGRTVLGHRFHGNGSFELDHADNYAQALKAQFVVADFNERVEAIRNALENTASALSLKPDYSTALLEEISSLVEWPVVMTASFDKAFLNVPKEALIYTMKDDQKYVPLLDNEGNLANTFLFVSNIDSHDPAQVIGGNERVIRPRLADAEFFFNTDKKSSLESRLDSLNSVLFQKQLGTLKDKSDRISAMAEFIASEINANEKDAARAGLLAKTDLMTNMVMEFPDVQGVMGKYYALHDGESGDVAQALYEQYMPRFAGDELPSTSVSAAVSLADKLDTLVGIFGIGQLPKGDKDPFALRRAAIGTLRVIVEKDLPLDLAVLVNKAVEIYGEKLSNSECREQVIEFVLGRFVALLQDQNVSIDVIQAVAARRPTAPADYAARIDAVAAFKKLDAAEALAAANKRVANILAKQGVEGESDIDPSLVTDGEERALYDALMEVKAQVEASIAVKDYTSVLSSLSTLREVVDAFFDNVMVMDDDIKVRNNRLALLSLLRQLFLTTADISQLAKA
- a CDS encoding DUF2489 domain-containing protein; this encodes MNELYWTIAMIAGVAIIIALGIYAGRLLFMLKRQNQRHEAARQQRVIKITESVRVIAMAMEQQQCDLSEGAIRVCNLLNALPLTSPPNFREKFPHIYALFIDVSGFAVLEERQKLSKVERRKQDIAREEIESRHESKVLDELKAIKTYCAQLV
- the glyQ gene encoding glycine--tRNA ligase subunit alpha gives rise to the protein MQNYDIKTFQGLILALQDYWARQGCVIIQPLDMEVGAGTFHPMTFLRSLGPEPISSAYVQPCRRPTDGRYGENPNRLQHYYQFQVMLKPSPDNFQELYLGSLKELGFDPLVHDIRFVEDNWESPTLGAWGLGWEVWLNGMEVTQFTYFQQVGGLECKPVTGEITYGLERLAMYIQGVNSIYDLIWTDGPRGKVTYGDVFHQNEVEQSAYNFEYANVEALFRTFDECEQASQLLIEKNLPLPAYEQVMKASHAFNLLDARHAISVTERQRYILRVRALSKACAESYYKAREDLGFPLCNKEQ
- the yihI gene encoding Der GTPase-activating protein YihI — encoded protein: MAKRSKKSRKVGLIGVRKDPNRPPGRNEPTSQKPKKHKGKPAGSRHNVEQASASDKPVKQKQDPRVGSKKPIPLVKAAKSSSVTPSKSAVRKYATPAEELAALEADPRLSALLDKIDSGKTLRAEEQEYVDENMARHQILCDLLGISPEADDEDDDPLAGIESLSIDDFKK